In Arthrobacter sp. CDRTa11, one DNA window encodes the following:
- a CDS encoding sugar ABC transporter substrate-binding protein produces MIQTTLDTRVRIRKIAALGLAAGLLLTGCGRDDAPSGATETGKAIADGAATGTINVWAQGGEATLLPELMKDFEAENPGVKVNVTAIPWDAAHNKYQTAIAGGTTPDLAQMGTTWMTDFSDAFDTKPAELDTSGFFASSVKSTELGGATLGVPWYVDTRVLYYRKDLAAQAGYPEFPTTWDGLTSMAKALKSQDGVKYPLQLPVSGADSFQSMLPFLWSNGAQFINEDNSKWTFDTPEIVEALKYYQGLFTDDLANRNPATGAGAGEAAFVNGEAPVLILGPSGLAQLNKAGGPGFEDKYMVAPFPKKVSGTSFIGGSDLVVFKDAKNRDGAWKLAQWLSKPEVQIKWYKASGSLPALESAWKDPALADDKKLAVFGEQLKDTNFPPTIPTWTEVAAAADTQLEQIVKAGKDPAVAMKELQATADSIGTGK; encoded by the coding sequence ATGATCCAAACCACCCTGGACACGCGTGTCCGAATAAGGAAAATTGCGGCGCTTGGCCTTGCCGCCGGCCTGTTGCTGACCGGTTGCGGACGCGACGATGCGCCCTCCGGCGCCACGGAGACCGGCAAGGCGATCGCAGACGGAGCCGCTACCGGCACCATCAACGTATGGGCGCAGGGTGGCGAAGCGACGTTGCTCCCTGAGCTTATGAAGGACTTCGAGGCCGAGAACCCCGGGGTGAAGGTCAACGTTACCGCCATCCCCTGGGATGCTGCCCACAACAAGTACCAGACAGCCATTGCCGGAGGTACCACCCCGGACCTCGCCCAGATGGGCACCACCTGGATGACCGATTTCAGTGACGCCTTCGATACGAAGCCCGCCGAGCTTGATACGTCCGGATTCTTCGCCAGCTCCGTCAAATCAACAGAGCTCGGCGGTGCCACGCTGGGCGTGCCGTGGTACGTCGACACGCGGGTCCTCTACTACCGCAAGGACTTGGCTGCCCAGGCCGGATACCCGGAATTCCCCACTACCTGGGACGGCCTGACCTCCATGGCGAAGGCCCTGAAGTCGCAGGACGGCGTCAAATACCCGCTCCAGTTGCCAGTGTCCGGCGCCGATTCCTTCCAGTCCATGCTTCCCTTCCTGTGGTCCAACGGCGCACAGTTCATCAACGAGGACAATTCGAAGTGGACCTTTGACACTCCGGAGATTGTGGAGGCGCTGAAGTACTACCAGGGCCTCTTCACCGACGACCTGGCCAACAGAAATCCCGCAACAGGAGCGGGCGCCGGCGAAGCTGCCTTTGTCAACGGCGAAGCCCCGGTGCTGATCCTGGGACCGTCGGGCCTCGCCCAGCTCAACAAGGCAGGCGGTCCCGGTTTCGAGGACAAGTACATGGTGGCGCCGTTCCCCAAGAAGGTCAGCGGAACGTCCTTCATCGGCGGTTCCGATCTGGTGGTCTTCAAGGACGCCAAGAACCGGGACGGAGCCTGGAAGCTCGCACAGTGGCTGTCCAAGCCGGAAGTCCAGATCAAGTGGTACAAGGCATCGGGGAGCCTGCCCGCGCTGGAGAGTGCATGGAAGGACCCCGCCCTGGCCGACGACAAGAAGCTTGCCGTCTTCGGTGAGCAGTTGAAGGACACCAACTTCCCGCCCACCATCCCCACCTGGACCGAGGTCGCGGCAGCAGCAGACACCCAGCTGGAACAGATCGTCAAGGCCGGCAAGGACCCCGCAGTGGCAATGAAAGAGCTGCAGGCCACAGCCGATTCAATCGGTACCGGGAAGTAA
- a CDS encoding carbohydrate ABC transporter permease encodes MATTTATGQTGRTPSAGPPRTPGHRSPAARRRRKTLVAWMFALPFVLIFGLFMLMPLVSSFVMSFTDFTSKDVRNPLAVGFVGLDQFAELFSNQQFLHSMLNTGYFVVVGIPLTMAAGLALAVALNNGITRFRSAFRVGFYTPVVTSIVAIAVVWRFILQPDGLLNLVLGWVGIAGPDWLNSTEWSMPAMILMAVWRNMGTLMIIFLAGLQNVSTEVLEAAQVDGANAWQRFVQVTLPILRPTLLLGAVLLSVGFLQFFEEPFVMTKGGPLDSTLSVSYFTFNQFGFGKYGLASAASYVLFIAIALLSLIQFRTLRSKD; translated from the coding sequence ATGGCCACCACAACGGCCACGGGGCAGACCGGCAGGACTCCGTCCGCTGGCCCGCCCCGGACGCCTGGGCACCGCAGTCCTGCCGCCAGGCGCCGCCGGAAGACGCTGGTGGCCTGGATGTTCGCGCTGCCGTTCGTCCTCATCTTCGGGCTCTTTATGCTGATGCCGCTGGTGTCCTCCTTCGTGATGTCCTTCACGGACTTCACCAGCAAGGACGTCCGCAACCCACTCGCCGTCGGCTTTGTCGGCCTGGACCAGTTTGCGGAACTCTTTAGCAACCAGCAGTTCCTTCACTCAATGCTCAACACCGGCTACTTCGTCGTCGTCGGAATCCCGTTGACCATGGCCGCCGGACTGGCCCTGGCGGTCGCACTGAACAACGGCATCACCCGGTTCCGGAGCGCTTTCAGGGTTGGCTTCTACACGCCGGTGGTGACCAGCATCGTGGCCATCGCCGTCGTATGGCGGTTCATCCTGCAACCGGACGGGCTGCTGAACCTCGTCCTGGGCTGGGTTGGCATCGCGGGGCCGGATTGGCTGAACAGCACGGAATGGTCCATGCCGGCGATGATCCTGATGGCTGTCTGGCGCAACATGGGCACCCTGATGATCATCTTCCTGGCCGGACTGCAGAACGTCTCCACCGAAGTCCTGGAAGCGGCCCAGGTGGACGGTGCCAATGCCTGGCAGCGCTTCGTCCAGGTCACGCTCCCCATCCTGCGCCCCACCCTGCTGCTGGGCGCGGTCCTGCTGTCGGTGGGGTTCCTGCAGTTCTTCGAGGAGCCTTTCGTGATGACCAAGGGCGGTCCGCTGGACTCCACGCTCTCGGTGAGTTACTTCACCTTCAACCAGTTCGGATTCGGTAAGTATGGCCTGGCCTCGGCCGCCAGCTACGTGCTGTTCATAGCCATCGCCCTGCTGAGCCTGATCCAGTTCCGTACCCTCCGCTCCAAAGACTGA
- a CDS encoding carbohydrate ABC transporter permease, with translation MTDTKTAPAAPARPAARRTVTARRKKSTIGKQAWVYGLLVLAVAATILPFVWMLLGSFKTQGELLRRPVTWWPQDPTMDNYVRWFTDLHIDLFFMNSIIVAAVTVLGNLLFCSMVGYALAKMDFAGKKVLFLLVMVTLMVPGVVTFVPLFVMVSKLGLVNTYPALILPFLVSPLGVFLMRQFMMGIPDSLIEAARIDGAGELRTFTRIVMPLCGPPLATLGILTFLGSWNNFLWPLVAAQSEDKYTLPVALSLFSTGESATDYGLLLAGSVLVIAPIVTLFICLQRFFIQGVAATGIK, from the coding sequence ATGACCGATACAAAAACCGCTCCCGCAGCACCGGCCCGCCCCGCTGCCCGGCGGACCGTGACAGCCCGCCGGAAAAAATCGACCATAGGCAAACAGGCCTGGGTATATGGGCTGCTGGTTCTTGCCGTAGCCGCGACCATACTGCCCTTTGTCTGGATGCTGCTGGGATCCTTCAAAACCCAGGGTGAGCTCCTGCGGCGGCCAGTCACCTGGTGGCCGCAGGACCCCACCATGGACAACTACGTCCGCTGGTTCACCGACCTGCACATAGACCTCTTCTTTATGAACAGCATCATTGTTGCGGCTGTCACGGTCCTGGGGAACCTCCTGTTCTGCTCCATGGTGGGCTACGCGCTGGCCAAGATGGACTTCGCCGGCAAGAAGGTCCTGTTCCTGCTGGTGATGGTGACCCTGATGGTTCCGGGCGTGGTGACGTTCGTGCCGCTGTTTGTCATGGTCAGCAAGCTGGGCCTGGTCAACACCTATCCGGCGCTGATCCTGCCGTTCCTGGTCTCACCCCTGGGCGTCTTCCTGATGCGGCAGTTCATGATGGGGATCCCGGATTCCCTGATCGAGGCGGCCAGAATCGACGGCGCCGGTGAACTGCGGACCTTCACCCGGATTGTGATGCCGCTCTGCGGGCCGCCGCTGGCGACACTGGGGATCCTCACGTTCCTCGGCTCGTGGAACAACTTCCTCTGGCCCCTAGTCGCCGCCCAGAGCGAGGACAAGTACACGCTGCCCGTCGCGTTGTCGCTGTTCTCAACCGGCGAGAGCGCCACAGACTACGGACTGCTGCTGGCAGGCTCGGTGCTTGTCATCGCCCCCATCGTGACCTTGTTCATCTGCCTGCAGCGGTTCTTTATCCAGGGCGTCGCGGCCACCGGCATCAAGTAG